The Streptomyces venezuelae genomic interval CGCATGACCGCGCACGCCGTCTCAGTCGTGGACAGCTACCTGTACGGCTTCGTCCTGCAGGAACTCAGCCTGCCGTTCACCGGTTCGGACGAGCTCGACGAGGTCGCGGGCGCGATCCTGCACGACATGCCCGCCGAGACCTACCCCCACCTCGCCGAGTTGGCCACCGAGCACGTCCTCGCACCCGGCTACGACTACGCCGACGAGTTCGCGTTCGGTCTCGCCCTCGTCCTCGACGCCCTCCACCCGGACGAGGAACCGGGCGGCGTGCCGCCACGGGGCGGTTCGGGTGGGGTTCCCGACGCGGCGCCGCCGCGGTCGTGAGCGTCGGCACGGCAGCCGGAAGGGGGTGAAGCCGCGGCCTGGTCGCGCCCGCGCCGGGGGCTCGTCATTCGCCCTCGGCACCCTCGGGCTCCCAGCGCAGCAGGTCGCCCGGCTGGCATTCGAGCACCTCGCAGAGCGCGGCGAGCGTCGCGAAGCGTACGGCCTTGGCGCGGCCGTTCTTGAGGACCGCGAGGTTGGCGGGGGTGATCCCCACCCGGTCCGCGAGTTCACCCACGGACATCTTCCGCCTGGCCAGCATCACGTCGACGTCGACGGCGATCGGCATCAGATCACCTCGTCCAACTCGGCCTGCATACGCGCCGCTTCGACGTCACGGGCGACGGCCTGGACGAGCAGCATCCGCAGGACGAGCACGACGAGTGCGACCCCCAGGACGGCCAGGCCGATGCCGGCCATGATCACGGTGACGCCCGGGTCCTCCCGCTGGCCCGGAGCGTTGATCGCCGTGACCGCGAACCACACGAGGGCGGCGCCCACGATCGCGCCGATCACACCGTCCACGTACCGGAAGGCCGCGTGCGAGAACACGGTTCCGCGGCGCACCATGGCCACCAGTCGCCATACGCAGACCACGGCGACCTGGGCCGTCACCAGGCCGAGGATCGTGAGCACGCGCATCGGGGTCAGCGGGAGCGACCCGTCCTCCGGGTCGGTGGCCAGCGCCCACACCATCAATGCCTGTACGAGCACGGTGCCGACGAGCACCACCAAGAGCACGGCGCGCAGCGCACGCACGGTCAGCTTTCCCATGACCGACTCTCCTTCCATCGAGTTGCGATGGAAATCTATCGAATCTCGATAGGTTCGGCAAGGGTGGGCGGGAGCCCGGGCGTCCGCGGGCACGCGAGACGCAGGTCACATCCGGTCGTGTCACAGGAGGACGGGCTGCCTCGTCTCAGGGGGTACAGGCACCTTCCACCGCAGCAAAGGAGCACATCGTGGACGCGCGACTCGACCTCTTCGCCGGCCCCGTCACCGGCAAGGCCTTCAAGCACCTCATGGCGGCGGGCAAGGCCGTCAGGGACTCTTCGCTCCCGGCCGCGACGCAGGAGCTGGTGTCGCTGCGCGTCAGCCAGATCAACGCCTGCGCGGTCTGCATCGACATGCACACCAAGGAGGCGACCGCCGCCGGGGAGACCGCGGTGCGGCTCAACCTGGTGACGGCGTGGCGGGAGGCGACCGTGTTCACCGAGGCCGAGCGCGCCGCGCTGGAGCTCGCGGAGCAGGGGACCCGTACCGCCGACGCCGCCGGCGGCGTGGACGACGAGGTGTGGGCGCGTGCCGCGCTGCACTACGACGAGGAGCAGCTCAACGCCCTGGTCCTCCTGATCGCCTTCATGAACCTGGCGAACCGGCTGAACGTCATCACGCGCCAGCCCGCCGGCGGCTACGAGCCCGGCATGCTCCACTGACCGCTTCCGGACGCCGTGTGGTTCGGATGATCATGGGAAGGGCCCGCGCCGCCGAAGTCCGGCCGGGCCGCGGGACGTCACGGGGAGAGGAAGCACGCATGAGCAAGGTCGAGGAGTTCGAGGAGCTGCGGCCCCTGCTGTTCTCCATCGCCTACCGCATCCTGGGCAGCGTCGGCGAGGCCGAGGACGCGGTCCAGGAGAGCTGGCTGCGGTACGACGCATCGGGCACCCGGCCGACGTCGGCCAAGGCCTTCCTGTCCGCCACGGTGACCCGGATCTCCATCGACGTGCTGCGTTCCGCGCGCGTGCGGCGGGAG includes:
- a CDS encoding carboxymuconolactone decarboxylase family protein; this translates as MDARLDLFAGPVTGKAFKHLMAAGKAVRDSSLPAATQELVSLRVSQINACAVCIDMHTKEATAAGETAVRLNLVTAWREATVFTEAERAALELAEQGTRTADAAGGVDDEVWARAALHYDEEQLNALVLLIAFMNLANRLNVITRQPAGGYEPGMLH
- a CDS encoding helix-turn-helix domain-containing protein encodes the protein MPIAVDVDVMLARRKMSVGELADRVGITPANLAVLKNGRAKAVRFATLAALCEVLECQPGDLLRWEPEGAEGE
- a CDS encoding DUF2975 domain-containing protein, with protein sequence MGKLTVRALRAVLLVVLVGTVLVQALMVWALATDPEDGSLPLTPMRVLTILGLVTAQVAVVCVWRLVAMVRRGTVFSHAAFRYVDGVIGAIVGAALVWFAVTAINAPGQREDPGVTVIMAGIGLAVLGVALVVLVLRMLLVQAVARDVEAARMQAELDEVI